From the Arvicola amphibius chromosome 2, mArvAmp1.2, whole genome shotgun sequence genome, one window contains:
- the Ndnf gene encoding protein NDNF, giving the protein MMLLHWCLLWLLLPLISRTQKLPTRDEELFQMQIRDKTFFHDSSVIPDGAEISSYLFKDTPRRYFFMVEEDNTPLSVTVTPCDAPLEWKLSLQELPEEASADGSGDPEPLDQQKQQKTNLEGTELFSYKGNDVEYFLSSSSPSGLYQLELLSTEKDTHFKIYATTTPESDQPYPELPYDPRVDVTSLGRTTITLVWKPSPTASVLKQPIEYCVVINKEHNFKSLCAVEAKLGADDAFMMAPKPGLDFSPFDFAHFGFPTDNLGKDRSFLAKPSPKVGRHGYWRPKVDIQKICIGNKNIFTVSDLKPDTQYYFDVFMVNTNSNLSTAYVGTFAKTKEEAKRKIVELKDGRVTDVFVKRKGTKFLRFAPVSSHQKASFFIHSCMDAVQVQVRRDRKLILSQNVEGVRQFRLRGKPKAKYLIRLKGNKKGTSMLKILATTKPNKQAFPSLPEDTRIKAFDKLRTCSSVTVAWLGTQERRKFCIYRKEVDGNYSEDRKRREQNRCLGPDTREKSEKVLCKYFHSQNPQEAATTETIKDLQPGKSYLLDVYVVGHGGHSVKYQSKVVKTRKVC; this is encoded by the exons ATGATGCTGCTCCACTGGTGTCTGCTGTGGCTCCTGTTGCCGCTCATCTCGAGGACCCAAAAGTTGCCCACCCGAGATGAGGAACTTTTTCAGATGCAGATCCGGGATAAGACATTTTTCCATGATTCGTCTGTGATTCCCGATGGCGCTGAAATCAGCAGTTACCTCTTTAAAGATACACCCAGAAG GTACTTCTTCATGGTCGAGGAGGATAACACCCCACTGTCTGTCACTGTGACACCCTGTGATGCACCTCTGGAGTGGAAGCTTAGCCTTCAGGAGCTGCCTGAGGAGGCGAGCGCAGATGGATCAG gTGACCCTGAACCACTTGatcagcagaagcagcagaagactAACTTGGAGGGTACAGAACTGTTCTCCTACAAGGGCAATGATGTTGAGTATTTTCTGTCTTCAAGTTCCCCATCTGGTTTATATCAGCTAGAGCTTCTTtcaacagagaaagacacacatttcaaaatatatgCCACCACCACTCCAGAATCTGATCAGCCATACCCTGAATTGCCCTATGACCCCAGAGTTGATGTGACCTCCCTGGGACGCACCACAATCACTTTAGTCTGGAAGCCGAGCCCCACCGCCTCTGTGTTGAAACAACCCATCGAGTACTGTGTGGTCATCAACAAGGAACACAATTTCAAGAGCCTCTGTGCCGTGGAAGCAAAGCTAGGCGCAGATGATGCCTTCATGATGGCACCCAAACCTGGCCTGGACTTTAGCCCTTTTGACTTTGCCCATTTTGGGTTTCCAACAGATAATTTGGGTAAAGATCGCAGCTTCCTGGCAAAGCCTTCCCCCAAAGTGGGACGACATGGCTACTGGAGGCCAAAGGTTGATATTCAGAAGATCTGCataggaaataaaaacattttcacagtCTCTGACCTAAAGCCGGACACCCAGTACTACTTTGATGTCTTCATGGTCAATACCAACAGCAACCTGAGCACAGCTTACGTAGGTACTTTTGCCAAAACCAAGGAGGAAGCCAAACGGAAAATAGTGGAGCTAAAAGATGGGAGGGTCACAGACGTGTTTGTTAAAAGGAAGGGAACAAAGTTTCTGCGATTTGCTCCCGTCTCCTCTCACCAaaaagccagcttctttattcactccTGTATGGACGCTGTTCAAGTTCAAGTGAGACGAGACAGGAAGCTGATTCTGTCCCAGAACGTGGAAGGTGTTCGGCAGTTCCGGCTAAGaggaaaacccaaagcaaaatacCTCATTCGTCTGAAAGGCAACAAGAAAGGAACGTCTATGTTGAAAATACTGGCCACCACCAAGCCCAATAAGCAGGCTTTCCCCTCTCTTCCGGAAGACACGAGAATCAAAGCCTTTGATAAGCTACGCACCTGCTCTTCAGTCACCGTGGCTTGGCTAGGCACCCAAGAAAGGAGGAAGTTTTGCATCTACAGAAAGGAAGTGGATGGGAATTACAGCGAAGACCGgaagagaagagaacaaaatCGATGCCTCGGACCAGACACCAGGGAGAAGTCAGAGAAGGTCCTCTGCAAATATTTCCACAGCCAAAATCCACAGGAAGCAGCTACCACAGAGACAATCAAAGATCTGCAGCCTGGCAAGTCTTACCTGCTGGATGTTTATGTTGTAGGACATGGGGGACACTCTGTGAAGTATCAGAGTAAAGTTGTGAAGACAAGGAAGGTCTGTTAG